The genomic window CTTCGTGCTCGCCGAATGCGCGTTTTCGCCCGTGCTGCTCGTGCTCGACGATCTGCAATGGAGTGATCGGAGGACGGTGGACCTCGTGGACGCGGCGCTCCGGGAGTGTCGGGGCGCGCCGCTCTGCGTGCTCGCGCTCGCGCGGCCGGAGGTGCACGACACCTTCCCGGGGCTCTGGTCGTCGCGGCGCCTGCACGAATTGCGGCTACGCAAGCTCGGGCCGAGGGCGCGCCGGGCGCTCGTGCGGCACGTGCTCGGCGACGTGGTCACCGAGGCGACGGCCGCGCGCCTCGCCGCGCTCTCCGAGGGCAATGCCTTTTATCTGGAGGAGCTCATCCGCGCGGCGGTGGAGGGTCCGCCGAACACGCTGCCCGAGACGGTGGTGGCGATGGTGCAATCGCGGCTCGGGCAGCTCGACGGCGCGGCGCGGCGCGTGTTACGGGCGGCGAGTATCTTCGGCGAGACGTTCTGGGCCGGGGGCGTCTCGTACCTGCTCGGCCCGAGCCATCCCCATCAAGGAACGGCGGTGCGGGAGGTGCTCGCGCGCCTGCGCGACGGGGAGTTCGTCGCCGCGTCGCGCGAGGATCGATTCCCCGGCGAGGAGGCGCTCCGTTTCCGCCACGCGCTCCTGCGGGAGGGGGCGTATTCGATGCTGACCGAGGAGGACCGCGCGCTCGGCCACCGGCTGGCGGGCGAATGGCTCGAGAAACGCGGGGGAGAGGGAGGGGCCGGGTGAGCGCGGCGATCCTGGAGCTCCTCGCCAAATTCAAGAATCCCCTCGTCCTTCTTTTGCTCGCGGCGAGCGTCGTCTCCGCGGTCACGGGGGAGCTCGAGAGCTCCGCGATCATCATGGTCGTGGTCCTGCTCAGCGTGGTGCTCGATTTCGTCCAGGAGCACCGCGCCGGCCGGGCCGCCGAGGCCCTCCGAAAGGCGACGCGTATTCGCGCGACCGTCGTGCGGGACGGCGTGGCCCGCGAGGTGCCGGCCGAGGAGGTCGTGCGCGACGACGTCGTCCTGCTCGTGGCCGGCGACCTCGTCCCCGCCGATGGAACGCTGCTCGAGGCGCGTGACCTCTTCGTGAACCAGGCGCTGCTCACGGGCGAGCCATACCCCGTCGAAAAGCGCCCGGTCCCGGGCGACGAGGGAAAGGTCTTCAAGGGGACGAGCGTGATCAGCGGCAGCGGCAAGGCCTTGATCACCGCGACGGGCGCGCAGACGGCGGTCGGCAAGATCGGCGCCGCGCTCACGAGGCCGCCGCCGCCCACGGCCTTCGAGATCGGCACGCGCAGCTTCGGCCTGCTCATCCTGCGCCTCGTGATGTGGATGGTGCTCTTCGTGCTCCTCGTGAACCTCGCCCGCGAGCGCACGTGGCTCACGTCGTTCCTGTTCGCCCTCGCGCTCGCCGTCGGCCTGACGCCGGAGCTCTTGCCGATGGTCATCTCCGTGACGCTGGCGCGCGGCGCGCTCCGCATGTCGAGGAAGAAGGTGCTCGTCAAGCGGCTCTCGGCCATTCACGACCTCGGCAGCATGGACGTGCTCTGCACGGACAAGACCGGGACGCTGACCGAGGCGCGTATTCGCCTGGAGAAGCACCTCGATCCCCAGGGTCGCGACAGCGCGCGGGTGCTCGAGCTCGCCTACCTCAACAGCCATTTCGAGTCGGGTCTCCGGAGCCCGCTCGACGAGGCGATCCTCCGGCACGAGACCGTCGACATCCGCGGCTGGGAGAAGCTCGACGAGGTGCCCTTCGATTTCGAGCGGCGGCGCATCTCGGTGCTCGTGCGGCGAGGCGAGGAGACGCGGCTCGTCGTGAAGGGCGCCTTCGAGGACGTCCTGCGGCTCTCGACGCATTACGAGGCCGACGGCCCCGGGGACGTCCGGCCGCTCGACGCGTCCGCGCGGCGCGCCTTCTTCGAGCGATTCGAGGCCCTCGGGCGCGAGGGGTACCGGGTGCTCGGGATCGCCTGGAAAGCGGAGGGCCCGGAATGCCGGCATGTCGTCATCCGCGACGAGACGGAGCTCGTCTTCGCGGGCTTCGCGGCCTTCGAGGATCCGCCCAAGGAGAGCGCCGGCATCGCGCTCCGCGCCTTACGCGACGCGGGGATCGCGGTGGTGATCGTGACCGGGGACAACGAGCGCGTGGCCGAGCACGTCTGCAAGCAGCTCGGCGTGCCCTTGCGCGGCACGCTGACGGGGGCGGAGCTCGACGGGCTCGACGATCACGCGCTCGGGGCGCGGGCGGAGGAGACGAGCCTGTATTGCCGGCTGAACCCGACGCAAAAGAACCGGGTGATCCTCGCCTTGAAGCGGCGGGGCCGGGTGGTCGGATACCTCGGGGATGGAATCAACGACGCGCCCTCGCTTCATTCGGCGGACGTGGGGATCTCGG from Polyangium spumosum includes these protein-coding regions:
- the mgtA gene encoding magnesium-translocating P-type ATPase, producing the protein MARETRGRGRGRVSAAILELLAKFKNPLVLLLLAASVVSAVTGELESSAIIMVVVLLSVVLDFVQEHRAGRAAEALRKATRIRATVVRDGVAREVPAEEVVRDDVVLLVAGDLVPADGTLLEARDLFVNQALLTGEPYPVEKRPVPGDEGKVFKGTSVISGSGKALITATGAQTAVGKIGAALTRPPPPTAFEIGTRSFGLLILRLVMWMVLFVLLVNLARERTWLTSFLFALALAVGLTPELLPMVISVTLARGALRMSRKKVLVKRLSAIHDLGSMDVLCTDKTGTLTEARIRLEKHLDPQGRDSARVLELAYLNSHFESGLRSPLDEAILRHETVDIRGWEKLDEVPFDFERRRISVLVRRGEETRLVVKGAFEDVLRLSTHYEADGPGDVRPLDASARRAFFERFEALGREGYRVLGIAWKAEGPECRHVVIRDETELVFAGFAAFEDPPKESAGIALRALRDAGIAVVIVTGDNERVAEHVCKQLGVPLRGTLTGAELDGLDDHALGARAEETSLYCRLNPTQKNRVILALKRRGRVVGYLGDGINDAPSLHSADVGISVDGAVDVAKEAADVILLERDLSVVAEGIVEGRRTLGNILKYILMGTSSNFGNMFSMAGASLFLPFLPMLPAQILLNNFLYDLSELPIPTDRVDDAFVARPRRWDMPFIRRFMMVIGPLSSIFDFATFALLLYLFGGDERLFQAGWFVESLATQVLVIFVIRTRGNPLRGRPSRALLVTSLSVVALAMMLPFTPIGAKVGFSPLPLRFFVVLLPLVVAYLATVEVVKRWFYRRYGWG